CAAAGCCACGTGATACGTGTCTTTATCACTGATATTATTGCGGTATGGGATGCCCACCAATCAATAATTTTGCTCTTGTTATAAAGTTAAGGCCATAAAATACTGCCGCTTGCGCTATCGCGAGGCGGCGGATGTGAATAAAGGTAAGTATGTTTCAATGGGTTACAATTGTAAAAGGCTATTATTTTACGAAGTTAAAGTTACATGGAGCTGTGGGCGCTCGAGAAATCAATTTTTGCCACAAAAGAGCTGTGCGGAGCGAAGGGGGCGACTCCCAGGGGATTAAGCGTGCGCGGAAAGGGTTGCTCCTGTCGCTAGCGCTTTCGTCGCAAAGCTTTTTGGTAAAAGCTTTGTAGCCACTCCCCCAGGAAAGCGTCCCCCGTAGCGCAGTACAGCGGACGAAGTTCGACAAACCAATTAAATGTTACACACCTACCCCCACAGCCAAGCAACGCAGACTCAATTAAATCTTAAGAATTTCTTCAGATTTCTCATAGTAAGATGTTAAGGATTGTCAGTTAATATAAAAGTATAAGAAAAAGGTGTGAGGTGAGTTTGATGAGTCAGTTGACGGTGCTTGTGACGGACGATGATAAAGACATCCGTGACGGCATTGAAATTTATTTGAAAAACGAGGGCTACCATGTTTTAAAGGCCGGAGATGGGCTTGAGGCAATTGAGTTGTTAGAAAAAAACGACGTTCATTTAATTATTTTAGATATTATGATGCCGAAAATGGACGGTATTACCGCGACATTTAAAATTCGTGCGGAGCGCAATATTCCGATCATTATGCTAAGTGCAAAGGCCGAGCAAACGGACAAAATTCATGGGCTATCGGTTGGAGCAGATGATTATATTACAAAACCATTCCATCCATTAGAGCTGATGGCGCGTGTTAAGTCACAGTTACGTCGTTATGTCGATTTAGGGACGCTTGAAACACAAGGGATTGTCGCAGGGTTAGAGCTCGATGCGGCGGCGCGTGAAGTACGCGTGAACGGTGAGCCCGTGAAGCTTACGCCAACTGAGTATAAAATTACCGAGTTACTTCTTAAAAATGCAGGACGCGTTTTTTCGATTAACGAAATTTACGAGCTTGTGTGGAATGAGCAAGCTTACAATGCTGAAAATATTGTCGCCGTGCATATTCGGAAAATCCGCGAAAAAATTGAAGTCGATCCGAAAAATCCACAGTACTTAAAAGTTGTGTGGGGACTTGGCTATAAAATTGAAAAATAAGTTTTTGTCATGGATTGGTGGCAT
The sequence above is a segment of the Solibacillus sp. FSL H8-0523 genome. Coding sequences within it:
- a CDS encoding response regulator transcription factor — translated: MSQLTVLVTDDDKDIRDGIEIYLKNEGYHVLKAGDGLEAIELLEKNDVHLIILDIMMPKMDGITATFKIRAERNIPIIMLSAKAEQTDKIHGLSVGADDYITKPFHPLELMARVKSQLRRYVDLGTLETQGIVAGLELDAAAREVRVNGEPVKLTPTEYKITELLLKNAGRVFSINEIYELVWNEQAYNAENIVAVHIRKIREKIEVDPKNPQYLKVVWGLGYKIEK